The DNA sequence ATAGGCATGCGCGATCCGGCCCTCGGACGCGCTGACCTGATAGTTGGGCAGCGTCTCGCGGAACATGCCAAGATCGAAATCGATGATATAGCTGCGCGTCGTCTCGACATTGATCGACCGGCCGGACCGCACCTGCCGGACCTTGGCCAACGGCAGGTTGCTGGGCGGCAGACCCGCAAAGCTGAGGCGATAGCGGAACTCGGTCCGCTCTCCGCCGGGGATCGTGTCGGAGGGCAGCCAGTAGCTGACGATGTTGTCGTTGAACTCGTTCTCGACCGGGATCTCGATCAGGCGCACCTCGCCCGCGCCCCAATCGCCCTCGGGCTCGATCCAGGCAGAGGGACGCAGATGGTACATCGCCTCGGCATCCTGATAGGTCTCGAAGTCGCGGGGCCGCTGGACCAGGCCAAAGCCGCGCGGATCGGTGTCGACGAAACTGCTGATCTGCAGGTTGCGCGGCGACATCAGCCCGCGCCACAGCGACTGGCCCGCACCGGTCTGCATCTGCAGCCCGTCGCTGTCGTGGCAGGCGGGGCGATAGTCGTCGACGACCCGGCGGCTGGCCGGGCTGAACCAGAACATCGACGTCAGCGGCGCCAGGCCCGTCTCGCGCAGATCGACGCGCGGGAACAGCGCGACGCGGGTCCGCACCATGGTCACCGCGCCGGGCGTCACGTCGAACTGGAACGCCGCCGCGACCGACTTGCTGTCCAGGATCGCATAGATGCGGACGCTTTCCGCGCCGGGCTTGGGCTCGACGATCCAGAAGTCGGTGAACAGCGGGAATTCCTCGCCGTCGGGGCTGCCGGTCTTGATGGCCAGGCCGCGCGCGGACAGGCCGTACAACGTGCCGCGCGCCACCGCGCGGAAATAGCTGGCGCCCTGAAAGACGATGAACTCGTCCATGACGCCGGGGCGGTTCAGTGGCGTGCGCATCCGGAACCCGGACCAGCCCATGTTGCCGATCGTGTTTAGGTCCGGGCCGTTGGGGAAATAGCGTTCGTCGAATTCCAGCAGCGCCGGGTCGAACGGGATCGGCCGGGTGACGCCGTCGCGGACCAGGTTGATCTGCACCGGTTCATAAAAGATCGAACCGGGCGACAGCAGGTCCACCCGGAAGGTCGCGTTGCCCGCCAGCGGGTCCTGGTCGCGGCGGAAACGGATGCCGCGATACTGGTCATAGTCCAGGTTGGCAAAGCTGCCGACCAGTTCCGCGACCGGCTGGACGTAAAGGCGCGCGGACCGCTCCTGCGCCAGAGTCGCGACCTGTTCAAAGTCGAAGGGCTGCGGGGCAGGGGGCCCGAAGGCTGCGGGGTCCACGCCTTCGGCAGGCGCCTGGGCCTGTGCCGGGACCGCCATCAGCGATCCACCGGCAGCCAGGGCGGTGGCAGCATTGAGAAATTGACGACGTTTCATATCCGGGGATGTCTCGACAAGGATAAGCGAATATACGCGGCACGCCGCAGTGCAGCAAGCATGCCGGGCGGTTTGCTCGCTTATCGGCCGATATGGGCCCGCCGGGCAAGCAGGAATCGGCCTTATCGGTTCATTGTCGTGCCAGCCAGGCCGTCACGGGGCCGCGCACGCTGGTCAGGCCCTCGGCCTCGGCCTCCTCGATGACGCGGGCCAGCTCGACGATGCTGATGCGCCGGATGAGGTGCTTGACCGGTCCGATCGACGCCGGCCGCATCGACAGGCGGTGGATGCCCAGGGCCGCAAAGACCAGCGCCTCGACCGGCCGCCCGGCATCCTCGCCGCAAAATGACAGCGGCACGCGGGCATCGGCGCAGCGCGCGATGATCTGGCGCAGCATCGACAGGAACGACACGTTCAGCGTGTCATAGCGGCGGCGGACCCGCTCGTTCTCGCGGTCGGCGGCAAAGAAGAACTGCTTCAGGTCGTTGCCGCCGATCGAGATGAAGTCGCACATCTCGAAAAACCGCTTGGGTGCGAAGGCCAGCGACGGCGTCTCCAGCATGGCGCCGACGCGGATGTCGCTGGGCATGGAATGCCCCAGGCGCTGTTCGCGCGCCATCTCCTGCATCAGGATGCGGTGTGCGGCCTCGTATTCCGTGATGTCCGCGATGAAGGGGAACATGACGTGCAGGGGCCGGCCCACGCTGGCGCGGATCAGGGCCTGCAGCTGCATCCGCAGCACGCCGCGCTTGTCCAGCCCCACGCGGATCGCGCGCCACCCCATCGCGGGGTTCGGTTCGTCCTGCGGCTTCATGTAGGGCAGAACCTTGTCCGACCCGATGTCCAGCGTGCGGAACATCACCGGCTTGCCTTGGGCGTTGTCCATGACGCGCGCATACAGACCGGCCAGCTCGGCGCGCCGGGGGACGTGGCTGCGGACCAGGAACTGCAGTTCGGTCCGGAACAGGCCAACCCCCTCGGCGCCCGACCCCTCCAGCGAGGGCAGGTCGGCCATCAGGCCCGCGTTCATGAACATCTGGATGGTGGTGCCGCAGGTGCCCGTGGCGGGCTGGTCGCGCAGGTCGGCATAGCGGTCCTGCGCCTCGGCCTGCATGGCGATCTTGTCCAGGAACGCCTTGTGAACGGTCTCCTCGGGGCGCAGGTGGACGACGCCCTGATCGCCGTCGACCAGGATCGGGTCGCCGTTCAGCGCCTCGGTGGTGATGCGGGTGGCGTGGATGACCAGCGGAATGGCCAGCGCGCGGGCGACGATGGCCGCGTGGCTGCCGACCGATCCCTCCTCCAGCACGACGCCCTTCAGCCGACGCCCGTATTCCAGCAGCTCGGCCGGGCCGATGTTGCGGGCGACCAGGATCGGGCGTTCGGGCATCTCGGCGCCGGTGTCGTGTCCCTGTCCGGTCAGGATGCGCAGCAGGCGGTTGGACAGGTCGTCCAGATCGTGCAGGCGATCGCGCAGATAGGGGTCGGCGGCCATCTCCAGCCGGGCGCGGGCGCCGGACTGCTCCTTCTCCACCGCGGCCTCGGCCGAAAGGCCAAGGCGGATGTCCTCCTCCATGCGCTTCAGCCAACTGCGCGAATGGGCGAACATCCGATAGGTCTCCAGGACCGCGGCATGATCGCCGTCGCCCATGTCGACCGCGCCCAGCATCCTGTCGACCGTCTCGCGCAGGGTCTCCACGCCCTCGTGCAGGCGGGCCAGCTCCTTGTCGGGGTCGTCGCCGACCGGGTTGGCGATGACCACGCGCGCCTCGTGCAGCCAGACGCGCCCCTCGGCCACGCCCTCCTGGCCGGTGGCGCCGCGCACCAGAAGCGGAAAGCGGTGCGCCAGCGGCAGGCTGTCCGACTGGCTGCCCTGGAACGCGCCCAGTTCGGTCATCTCGGCCAGGACCATGGCCACGACCTCCAGGCCATAGACCTCGTCCTCGGAGAACTGCCGGGCGGTCGCGCATTGCACGACCAGGACGCCAAGCCGTTCCCCGACCCGCTGGATCGGCACGCCCAGGAAGGCGGGAAAGACCTCTTCGCCGGTCTCGGGCATAAAGCGGAAGCCGGGCTGGGCGGGGGCGTTCGCGGTGTTCACGTTGCGCCCGGTTCGGGCGACGCGGCCGACCAGACCCTCGCCCAGGCGCAGCCGGGTCTGGTGGACGGCCTCGGGGCGCAGCCCTTCGGTCGCGCACAGTTCCAGCGTGTCGGCATCGCGGAACAGATAGATCGAGCAGACCTCGGTGCCCATCGAATCGGCGATGTGGTGGGTGATCTGGTCAAGCCGATCCTGCCCACCGCCCGCCGCGGCCAAGATTTCCTTGAGCCGCTTCAGCAGCTTGCGAGAGTCGCTGTCGGTGCGATCCTGCATCGCCTGCCCCGCCTTCTGCCCTTACGCGTGTCCCCGACCGGGGAACCAACCAGAGAGCGTTATGCCTTCTCCAGTTCGAAGGCATCATGCAGCGCCTGCACGGCCAGTTCCATGTATTTCCGATCGATCAGCACCGAAATCTTGATCTCGGAGGTGGAGATGACCTTGATGTTGACGTTTTCATCGGCCAGCGCCTTGAACATGCGGGCGGCGACGCCCGCATGGCTGCGCATGCCGATGCCGACGACGGACACCTTGGCGACCTCGGTGTCGACGACCAGTTCGTCATAGGCGATGTGGCCGGCCTGGCGGGCCTCCTCCATCGCACGCTTGGCGCGCTCGACCTGGTTGATCGGCACGGAAAAGGTCATGTCGGTCACCGAACCCGGGTGATCGTCATAGTCCTTTTCCGAGATGTTCTGAACGATCATGTCGACGTTCACGCCCGCATCGGCAAGCGGCGCGAAGATCGCGGCCGAGATGCCTGGACGGTCCTCGACCGTGACCAAGGTGATCTTGGCCTCGTCGCGCGACGAGGCGACACCGTTGACGACTTTCGATTCCATGATTTCATCCTCATCGCAGATCAGCGTGCCGGAATTTTCGTCGGTATCCTCGAACGAGGACAGCACCCGCAGGCGCACCTTGTAGCGCATCGCAAGCTCGACCGACCGCGTCTGCAGCACCTTGGCGCCGAGGGATGCCAGCTCCAGCATCTCCTCGAAGGCGATGCGGGGCAGCTTGCGCGCGCGCGACGTGATGCGCGGATCGGTGGTATAGACCCCGTCCACGTCGGTATAGATGTCGCAGCGTTCCGCATCGAAGGCGGCGGCGAACGCCACCGCGGTCGTGTCCGATCCGCCGCGGCCAAGCGTGGTGATGCGGCCTTCGGGCGACAGGCCCTGAAAGCCCGCGACCACGGCGACCTTGAAGCCTTCGGCGAACTTCTGGTCCAGGTTCTTGCGCGGGATGTCCACGAAGCGCGCGGCCGAATAGGCGGCGGTCGTGTTGATCGGCACCTGCCAGCCCTGCCAGCTGCGTGCAGGCACGCCCATCTCCTGCAGGGTCAGGGACATCAGGCCCGCGGTCACGTTCTCTCCGGAACTGACCACCGCGTCGTATTCGCGCGCGTCAAACAGCGGAGAGGTCTGTTCGACCCATCCGACCAGTTCGTTCGTCTTGCCGGACATGGCGCTGACGATGACGATCACGTCATAGCCCCGCTCGACCTCGCGCTGCACCTTGCGGGCGGCGTTCTTGATCCGGTCCAGATCGGCCACCGAGGTGCCGCCGAATTTCATTACCAGAAGCGGCATCAAGGGCCTCCAGCCAAAGGATGTGCGTCGGCGGGGCTTTTAGGGGCGGTGCGCGCGAACCGCAAGGGGCGGCGCTAGTTCGTCTTGGGACGCGGGACGAAGGGCAGGGGGGCCACGGGAACGCCGTCCTCGATCAGCTTGCGCGCATCCTCGGGGCGGGCCTCTCCATGGATGGCGCGGGCGGGCCGCGTGCCCTCGTGCATCGCGCGGGCCTCCTCGGCGAAGGACAGGCCGACATAGTCGGAGCTGGTCTCGATCTTGCGGCGCAGCGCCTGCAAGGCGGCCTCGGCGGGGTTGCGGGGGGCGGTCAGGGTCTTGTCGCTGACCGCCGGGGCCATCAGCGCCCGGTCGACCTTGGTGGCGCCGCAGACCGCGCAGCCGACCTGACCCGCATCGCGCATCGCCTCGAACCCGTCCGAGGACCGGAACCAGCCGTCGAAATCATGCCCCTGGTCGCAGCGCAAGGCATAGCGGATCATCGCAACAACTCCTGTCAGATGATCCCTATATCGGGTCCGCCGGGGGCGCGTGCAAGATCGTCCAGCCGCGCGATCAGCGCCGCAGGATCGCCCGCCCGGTCCACCAGCACGGCCCGCGCCGCGCGGCCCATCGCACGGGCCTCGTCGGGCGTGTCGGTCAGCCGCGACAGGGTCGCCATCAGATCGCCCGCGGGTCGCGCCGCGCCGTGCCCGTCCAGCGCATCGAAGGCCTCGACGAAGTTGCCGACATGGGGGCCGTGGATCAGCGCGCAGCCATGGGCCGCGGGCTCCCACGGGGTGTGGCCGCCATGGTCCTGCAGGCTGCCGCCGATGATGCAGATCCCGGCGCGCGCGTACCAGCGCGCCATCTCTCCCAAGGTGTCGGCCAACAGCACGCCGCCTGACGGCGCATCGTCCGCGCCCGCGCTGCGGCGCGCGAAGGACAGGCCGCGCGCCGCGATCAGTGCCGCGATGGCATCCCCCCGGTCGGGATGGCGCGGCGCCAGGATCAGGCGCAGGTCGGGCCGGGCATCCCGCAGCGCGGCAAAGGCGTCCAGCACCGGCCCGTCCTCGCCCTCATGCGTCGATGCCGCCAGGATCACCCGGTCGCGGGCCGCACTGTCCGGGGGCACGGGCTGCGCCGCAGGGGCCAGCAGCTTGAGGTCCAGCCGCGGCAGCAGCGCGCGGTGCGGCAGGCCCAGGTTCAGAAGGCGCGCCTCGCTGCCTTGATCCTGCGCCGACAGGGCCGCGACGCGTCCCAGCATCGGCTCGATGATGCGCGGAAACCGCGCCCAGGTGCCCGCCGACCGTTCCGACATGCGCGCCCCAATCATCGCCTGGCGGATGCCGCGTTCGGCCAGCAGGCGCGACCGCAGCGGCCAGAACTCTCCCTCGACGGTGATCGCCAGCGTGGGGCGCGCGGCATCCAGGAAGCGCGTCAGCGCGCCGGGTAGGTCAAGGGGCGCCAGCCGCGCGGGCAGGCCCCAGTCCTGCGCCAGTGCGCGGCCCGTCTCGCTGTTGGTGGTGACCGTCAGGGGGTGGCGCGCGGCCAGTGCCTCGATCACCACGCGGGCCGAGGTCAGCTCTCCGACGGATGCGGCATGCAGCCAGATCGCGGCGGGGCCGGGCGCGCCCGTGTAGACCAGACGCTCGCGCAGCGCCCGCGATCCGCCCAACCGCGCGCGCAGGCACAGCGCGGCCTCGGCGATGCGGGTCGTGGCGTCATAGATCATGCAGGAAGGTCCCCTCGGTCAGGATGAGGTGGAGGCGGGTACCGGAATCGAACCGGTCTTCACGGATTTGCAATCCGGTGCGTAACCTCTCCGCCAACCCGCCGCCGTCGAGAGTGGCCGTGTCCTAGCGGATTGCCGCGACCCTTGCAAGACGCGAAGCGCGGGGCCGATGTCCTGCGTTGCCCAACTGCGGGAAACATGGCAATAGTCGGCCAAACAGGTCCAGCAGAGGTTCCCCGACATGAGCGATTTCGCCGCGCGCCGCACGACGATGGTGGATACGCAGGTGCGCACCAGTGACGTCACCAAGTTCCCGGTGATCGACGCGATGCTGACCATTCCGCGCGAGGAGTTCGTTCCCGCCAGCCGCCGCTCTGTCGCCTATTCCGGCGAGAACCTGGACATCGGCCACGGCCGCGTCCTTCTGGAGCCGCGGACCTTGGCCAAGATGGTCGATGCGCTGGACATCCAGCCCGACGAGCTGGTCCTGGACCTGGCCTGCGGCTATGGCTACTCCGCCGCCGTCATGGCCCGCATGGCCGAGGCCGTCGTCGCGATCGAGGACGACGCGGAACTGGCCTCCGAGGCCGAACAGCGCCTGTCGGAGGCGGGCATCGACAACGTCGCCGTCCTGCACGCCCCCCTGACCGAAGGCGCGCCCAAGCAGGGGCCCTATGACGTGATCCTGATCGAGGGCGCGGTCCAGGACATCCCCGCCGCCATCGTCGAGCAGCTGCGCGAGGGCGGCCGCGTCGCCGCCCTGTTCGTCGAGGGCGCGCTGGGCGTCGCCCGGATCGGCACCCGGCAGAACGGCCAGCTCAGCTGGCGTTATTCGTTCAACGCCAAGGCTCCGATGCTGCCCGGGTTCGGCCTGCAACGCGGGTTCGCATTGTGACCCCGCTTGCGCGGTTCGCGGGGGGTGCGCTGCTGGCCTTGGCCGCGGCACTGCCCGCCCGCGCCGAATCGTTGGCCGACACCATGGTGGCGGCCTATCGCCATTCGGCGCTGATCGAACAGAACCGCGCCGTCCTGCGCGCCGCCGACGAGGATGTCGCGGCCTCCGTCGCGGCGCTGCGCCCGGTCGTCGAATGGGTCGCGCGCCAGTCCGCCTCGCGGACCGAGGGGGGCACGACCGTGCGCTCGACCTCGCTGTCCCTTGGCGCGCAGCTGACGCTTTATGATTTCGGACGCTCGCAGCTGGCCATCGACGGGGCCAAGGAGCAGGTCCTGGCTACGCGACAGGCGCTGGTGGGGGTCGAACAGGACATCCTGCTGGCCGCGACCGTCGCCTATTTCGACGTGCGCGAGGCCATCCAGCAGGTCGGGCTGCAGGAAAACTCGGTCGACGTCCTGTCCAGCGAACGCCAGGCCGCGCAGGACCGATTCGACGTGGGCGAGATCACCGTGACCGACGTGGCGCTGGCCGATGCGCAGCTGGCGGCGACCCGTGCCGCGCTGGCTGCCGCCAACGGCCAGCTGGAGATCGCGCGCGAGGCCTATCTGGCCGTGACCGGCCGCCAGCCGGGTCGCCTGGACGCGCCGCCGCCGCTGCCCAACCTGCCCGCCACCCTGGACGAGGCACGCCAGATCGCGCAGCGCACCCACCCCGCAATCGGTCAGTCGCAACGCCAGGCCGCCGCGGCCGAGATCGGCGTGGCCGCCGCCGCCGCCGAACGCAACCCGACCCTGTCGGGCACGGCCAGCGTCGGCGTGACCCGCGCGCCCGAAGCCAGCCTGGGCGGCCGCTATGGCAGCCGCAATTCGTCGTCTGTGGGGTTGGAACTGAGCCAGACCCTCTATTCGGGCGGGCGCCTGTCGGCCGCGCATCGCCGCGCGATGGCACAGCGCGACCAGGCACGTTCGGCACTGCTGAACACCGCGCGCCAGATCAGCCAGCAGGTCGGAGAGACCTGGGCGAACATCGCTGTCGCCCGCGCGCAGATCACCGCGATCAACCAGCAGATCTCGGCCGCGCAGCAGGCCTATGACGGCGTCCGCGAGGAGGCGCTGCTGGGTGCGCGGACCACGCTGGACGTGCTGGACGCCGAACAATCGCTGCTGGAGGCGCGGGCCGACCGGATTTCCGCGGAATCGAATCTGCAGTTAGCTCATTATCAACTTCTGGCTGCTATGGGTCTGTTGACGGTAGAAAACCTGCAACTGGGGATACCCACCTATGACCCATCGCAATATTACAACGCTGTGCGGGACGCGCCCGCAACCAGCAAGCAGGGCGAAAGCCTGGACCGCGTGCTGCGCGCCATCGGCCGGAACTGATCCGGCCCCGGCGGTGCGCCATGACTGAGGCGCGCCGCATGACCCCCGTCGAGGATTCGGCGACCGACACCCCCGCACCGCGGCGCAGCACTGCCAAGGCCGCTGCGGCGCCCAAGGCACCGCGCCGCCGCAGCGCCAAGGCCGATGCGGCCGCCTCCGCCACCAAGCCGGCCCGTGCCAAGGCCCCCCGCGCCAAGGCCGACTCGGAGACCAAGCCGGCCCGCGCGCGCACCAGCAAGGTCGCGCCGGCGCAGCCCGCTCAGGTCGTCACCCTGCCGGTCCTGACCCAGGATCAGCCGATCGGACAGGCCGCCCAGGAAATCGCCCGCATCCGTGCCGAAATGCAAAGCATCCGGCACATGATCGACGCCCAGCCCGTGATTCACAGCGACGCGCGCACTATGCTGCACCGCCTGTCTCAGGATCCGACCCCGCGGGGCATGCTGGCGGGCAGCACGGCCTCGGTCATCCTGCTGGCCCCGCATCTGCGCAGGGCGGTCGCGGATCTGCCGGACGACGGCGTACCGCCGTCGCGGCCCCGGCGCGCGACAGGCAAGGCCCGCGGCAGGACGGCAGCGGCGCTGGCCCTGCCTGACGCGGTCGTCGAGGCGCCCATCGCCGATGCCTTGACCGAGGAGGTCGTGGTGTCTGCCGTGGCACCGGCGGTCATCCCGGCCGCAGCGGCGCCCCGGTCCCGTATCGCACGGTTGCTCTCTGCGTGGGGCGACTGGCTGCTGTGGCGCCTGCTGCCGCCGGCGATGCCCGCCCAGGCATCCGCACAGGATGCGGCTGTCGGTCCTGCGCAGGTCCGCGGATCAGCGGCCGCCGATGTCGTCCCTGCGCCGCACGCCCATGCGCCCGCGGGCGACGGTCCCGACCGTCCGCAGGCGGACGATGGCGCCGCGCTGCCGCATCTGCCGGTCGCGCAGATCGTCGCCCAGACCGTTGCGCAGATGATGGACGACAAGACCATGCGCGCCCACCTGCAGGAGATGATCCGCGAGGAGCTGGAGGGAGAGATGGGCGCCCGCTTTTCGGGCAACCTGCGTGCCGTGG is a window from the Paracoccus marcusii genome containing:
- a CDS encoding glucan biosynthesis protein, with product MAVPAQAQAPAEGVDPAAFGPPAPQPFDFEQVATLAQERSARLYVQPVAELVGSFANLDYDQYRGIRFRRDQDPLAGNATFRVDLLSPGSIFYEPVQINLVRDGVTRPIPFDPALLEFDERYFPNGPDLNTIGNMGWSGFRMRTPLNRPGVMDEFIVFQGASYFRAVARGTLYGLSARGLAIKTGSPDGEEFPLFTDFWIVEPKPGAESVRIYAILDSKSVAAAFQFDVTPGAVTMVRTRVALFPRVDLRETGLAPLTSMFWFSPASRRVVDDYRPACHDSDGLQMQTGAGQSLWRGLMSPRNLQISSFVDTDPRGFGLVQRPRDFETYQDAEAMYHLRPSAWIEPEGDWGAGEVRLIEIPVENEFNDNIVSYWLPSDTIPGGERTEFRYRLSFAGLPPSNLPLAKVRQVRSGRSINVETTRSYIIDFDLGMFRETLPNYQVSASEGRIAHAYLKPLPEQGVLRLAFEFEPGRTQLSELSALLTDPDGLALSETWLTRWTA
- a CDS encoding aspartate kinase — translated: MPLLVMKFGGTSVADLDRIKNAARKVQREVERGYDVIVIVSAMSGKTNELVGWVEQTSPLFDAREYDAVVSSGENVTAGLMSLTLQEMGVPARSWQGWQVPINTTAAYSAARFVDIPRKNLDQKFAEGFKVAVVAGFQGLSPEGRITTLGRGGSDTTAVAFAAAFDAERCDIYTDVDGVYTTDPRITSRARKLPRIAFEEMLELASLGAKVLQTRSVELAMRYKVRLRVLSSFEDTDENSGTLICDEDEIMESKVVNGVASSRDEAKITLVTVEDRPGISAAIFAPLADAGVNVDMIVQNISEKDYDDHPGSVTDMTFSVPINQVERAKRAMEEARQAGHIAYDELVVDTEVAKVSVVGIGMRSHAGVAARMFKALADENVNIKVISTSEIKISVLIDRKYMELAVQALHDAFELEKA
- a CDS encoding 3-deoxy-D-manno-octulosonic acid transferase; the encoded protein is MIYDATTRIAEAALCLRARLGGSRALRERLVYTGAPGPAAIWLHAASVGELTSARVVIEALAARHPLTVTTNSETGRALAQDWGLPARLAPLDLPGALTRFLDAARPTLAITVEGEFWPLRSRLLAERGIRQAMIGARMSERSAGTWARFPRIIEPMLGRVAALSAQDQGSEARLLNLGLPHRALLPRLDLKLLAPAAQPVPPDSAARDRVILAASTHEGEDGPVLDAFAALRDARPDLRLILAPRHPDRGDAIAALIAARGLSFARRSAGADDAPSGGVLLADTLGEMARWYARAGICIIGGSLQDHGGHTPWEPAAHGCALIHGPHVGNFVEAFDALDGHGAARPAGDLMATLSRLTDTPDEARAMGRAARAVLVDRAGDPAALIARLDDLARAPGGPDIGII
- a CDS encoding protein-L-isoaspartate O-methyltransferase family protein, producing the protein MSDFAARRTTMVDTQVRTSDVTKFPVIDAMLTIPREEFVPASRRSVAYSGENLDIGHGRVLLEPRTLAKMVDALDIQPDELVLDLACGYGYSAAVMARMAEAVVAIEDDAELASEAEQRLSEAGIDNVAVLHAPLTEGAPKQGPYDVILIEGAVQDIPAAIVEQLREGGRVAALFVEGALGVARIGTRQNGQLSWRYSFNAKAPMLPGFGLQRGFAL
- a CDS encoding TolC family outer membrane protein, translating into MTPLARFAGGALLALAAALPARAESLADTMVAAYRHSALIEQNRAVLRAADEDVAASVAALRPVVEWVARQSASRTEGGTTVRSTSLSLGAQLTLYDFGRSQLAIDGAKEQVLATRQALVGVEQDILLAATVAYFDVREAIQQVGLQENSVDVLSSERQAAQDRFDVGEITVTDVALADAQLAATRAALAAANGQLEIAREAYLAVTGRQPGRLDAPPPLPNLPATLDEARQIAQRTHPAIGQSQRQAAAAEIGVAAAAAERNPTLSGTASVGVTRAPEASLGGRYGSRNSSSVGLELSQTLYSGGRLSAAHRRAMAQRDQARSALLNTARQISQQVGETWANIAVARAQITAINQQISAAQQAYDGVREEALLGARTTLDVLDAEQSLLEARADRISAESNLQLAHYQLLAAMGLLTVENLQLGIPTYDPSQYYNAVRDAPATSKQGESLDRVLRAIGRN
- a CDS encoding DUF1178 family protein, producing MIRYALRCDQGHDFDGWFRSSDGFEAMRDAGQVGCAVCGATKVDRALMAPAVSDKTLTAPRNPAEAALQALRRKIETSSDYVGLSFAEEARAMHEGTRPARAIHGEARPEDARKLIEDGVPVAPLPFVPRPKTN
- the ptsP gene encoding phosphoenolpyruvate--protein phosphotransferase; this translates as MQDRTDSDSRKLLKRLKEILAAAGGGQDRLDQITHHIADSMGTEVCSIYLFRDADTLELCATEGLRPEAVHQTRLRLGEGLVGRVARTGRNVNTANAPAQPGFRFMPETGEEVFPAFLGVPIQRVGERLGVLVVQCATARQFSEDEVYGLEVVAMVLAEMTELGAFQGSQSDSLPLAHRFPLLVRGATGQEGVAEGRVWLHEARVVIANPVGDDPDKELARLHEGVETLRETVDRMLGAVDMGDGDHAAVLETYRMFAHSRSWLKRMEEDIRLGLSAEAAVEKEQSGARARLEMAADPYLRDRLHDLDDLSNRLLRILTGQGHDTGAEMPERPILVARNIGPAELLEYGRRLKGVVLEEGSVGSHAAIVARALAIPLVIHATRITTEALNGDPILVDGDQGVVHLRPEETVHKAFLDKIAMQAEAQDRYADLRDQPATGTCGTTIQMFMNAGLMADLPSLEGSGAEGVGLFRTELQFLVRSHVPRRAELAGLYARVMDNAQGKPVMFRTLDIGSDKVLPYMKPQDEPNPAMGWRAIRVGLDKRGVLRMQLQALIRASVGRPLHVMFPFIADITEYEAAHRILMQEMAREQRLGHSMPSDIRVGAMLETPSLAFAPKRFFEMCDFISIGGNDLKQFFFAADRENERVRRRYDTLNVSFLSMLRQIIARCADARVPLSFCGEDAGRPVEALVFAALGIHRLSMRPASIGPVKHLIRRISIVELARVIEEAEAEGLTSVRGPVTAWLARQ